One window of Chryseobacterium sp. JJR-5R genomic DNA carries:
- the secD gene encoding protein translocase subunit SecD gives MQGKGLITIVAIVLGLICLNELLPTWYASKIESQIEAANGNEKEIKRLKEDTLNLGFTQLYYSKAKDKEMKLGLDLKGGINVLLEINQRDLVNDLTNYSSNPVLIEALNKTDEVQKNSTRSYIDNFFDQFDAVNRAKGTNLKLADPELFGNTTLTEVKYNTPDEQVKSIVKRKIDASVGTAFEVIRTRIDKMGAVQPNVQRVPGTARISVEMPGMKDIDKVKKMLQTSAKLQFWEVQQVPEMAPYFQTLTSIVAAKGDSMGVAKTTNFMNLLHLDKLRTNGVANVKLSDTAAVNKILNSKVAQSLRPANIKYTQFMWGYKPEANDAESLVLYAIRSNINRKAPVDGAVETANISYDELSRVVVDMQMDSKGAKEWKTLTEKNVGKPVAVTLDDRVYTAPNVVNAIPNGRTQISGNFSQEEAKELVDVLGAGKLPAGAKVVQATVVGPSLGQESIDAGMISFGIAFLLIIVYIIFYYGGAGVYAVIAMIINLFYIFGIMDSVDATLTLPGIAGIVLTMAMAVDTNVIIYERTKEELFAGKSILEAYKDGFKHALNAIVDGHLTTLLTAGVLFLFGTGPIKGFALTLGIGILMTFFTSVLISRAMIFSRLNKGKNLSVWTPATKNLFRNTWIDFIGKRKYAYIVSAILTVICIASIAINGFRYGIDFTGGRNYVVRFDKPVNAEDIEGKLITLFKTEDGKNSSVEAKTFGNDNQLKISTDYLIEDESLKADQVIEQKLFEGLKSELPSKTTLADFKSADKDHAGIISSEKVGPTVADDIQTHGILAVVAALAGIFIYILVRFRKWQFSLGAVAALFHDAVIILGAYSLLHKFMPFNMEINQDFIAAILTVLGYSINDTVIIFDRIREYLREKKSLTLAGLFDDSISSTLGRTFNTSFTTILVILAIFIFGGDNLRGFMFAMLIGIGFGTYSSIFIASAIAYDFLKTGKEDEVHGKSTTSKEVLASK, from the coding sequence ATGCAAGGAAAAGGACTTATTACAATTGTTGCTATTGTACTAGGGTTGATTTGCTTAAATGAGCTATTGCCAACCTGGTACGCCAGCAAAATTGAATCGCAGATTGAAGCTGCAAACGGAAACGAGAAAGAGATCAAGCGATTGAAGGAGGATACCCTTAATCTCGGCTTTACCCAACTCTATTATTCCAAAGCCAAAGACAAGGAAATGAAATTGGGTCTTGACCTTAAAGGCGGGATCAACGTTCTTTTGGAGATCAACCAGAGAGATCTTGTGAACGATCTTACCAATTATTCTTCCAACCCGGTCCTTATTGAGGCTTTGAATAAAACGGATGAAGTACAGAAGAATTCTACGAGATCTTACATTGATAACTTCTTTGATCAGTTCGATGCGGTAAATAGAGCAAAAGGTACCAATCTTAAGCTGGCAGATCCGGAACTTTTCGGAAACACCACACTTACTGAAGTAAAATACAACACGCCTGACGAACAGGTAAAAAGCATTGTTAAAAGAAAAATCGATGCATCTGTAGGTACCGCTTTCGAGGTAATCCGAACCAGAATCGATAAGATGGGAGCCGTACAGCCAAACGTACAGAGAGTACCGGGAACCGCAAGGATTTCTGTGGAAATGCCGGGTATGAAGGACATCGACAAGGTGAAAAAAATGCTTCAGACTTCTGCGAAACTCCAGTTCTGGGAAGTACAGCAGGTTCCTGAAATGGCACCTTATTTCCAGACCCTTACTTCTATTGTAGCTGCGAAAGGTGATTCTATGGGCGTTGCCAAAACAACCAACTTCATGAACCTTTTACACCTGGATAAATTAAGGACCAACGGCGTTGCCAACGTAAAACTGTCTGACACAGCGGCAGTAAATAAAATCCTAAACAGCAAGGTAGCACAGTCTTTACGTCCTGCCAATATTAAATATACCCAATTCATGTGGGGATACAAGCCTGAAGCGAATGATGCCGAAAGCCTTGTATTGTATGCCATCAGAAGCAACATCAACCGGAAAGCTCCGGTAGACGGCGCTGTTGAAACAGCCAACATCAGCTATGATGAGCTGAGCAGGGTGGTGGTAGACATGCAGATGGATTCAAAAGGAGCCAAAGAATGGAAAACCCTTACTGAGAAAAACGTTGGAAAACCTGTTGCCGTAACCCTTGATGACAGGGTATATACTGCACCGAACGTAGTAAATGCCATTCCGAACGGAAGAACGCAGATCTCAGGTAACTTCTCCCAGGAAGAAGCCAAGGAACTGGTGGACGTTTTGGGAGCCGGTAAACTGCCTGCAGGGGCAAAAGTGGTTCAGGCTACTGTGGTAGGGCCTTCGTTAGGACAGGAATCTATCGATGCCGGGATGATTTCATTTGGTATTGCATTCTTGTTGATCATCGTTTATATCATTTTCTATTATGGCGGAGCGGGTGTTTATGCGGTAATCGCAATGATCATCAACTTATTCTACATTTTCGGAATCATGGATTCCGTGGATGCTACGCTTACCCTTCCGGGTATTGCCGGTATTGTGCTGACGATGGCCATGGCGGTGGATACGAACGTCATCATCTATGAAAGAACCAAGGAAGAATTATTTGCCGGAAAAAGTATTTTAGAAGCCTATAAAGACGGTTTCAAACATGCATTGAATGCCATTGTGGACGGTCACTTAACAACGTTATTAACGGCCGGTGTACTTTTCCTTTTCGGGACAGGGCCTATCAAAGGTTTTGCCTTAACTTTGGGAATCGGTATTTTAATGACCTTCTTTACCTCTGTATTGATCTCCAGGGCAATGATCTTCTCAAGGCTGAATAAAGGGAAAAACCTTTCTGTATGGACGCCTGCAACCAAAAACCTGTTCAGAAATACCTGGATTGATTTTATCGGGAAAAGAAAATATGCATACATTGTTTCAGCAATCTTAACGGTAATCTGTATTGCTTCCATCGCAATCAACGGATTCAGATACGGTATCGATTTTACAGGAGGCAGAAACTATGTGGTACGATTTGACAAGCCGGTAAATGCAGAAGATATTGAAGGAAAATTAATAACACTGTTCAAAACTGAAGACGGTAAAAACTCTTCCGTTGAAGCAAAAACTTTCGGGAACGACAACCAGTTAAAAATCTCTACGGATTACCTGATTGAAGATGAGTCCCTAAAAGCTGACCAGGTCATCGAACAGAAGTTGTTTGAAGGATTAAAATCAGAATTGCCTTCCAAAACCACGCTGGCAGATTTCAAATCTGCGGATAAAGACCATGCAGGGATTATTTCTTCTGAAAAAGTAGGTCCTACGGTAGCAGATGATATCCAGACTCATGGTATCTTAGCCGTAGTTGCTGCTTTGGCAGGGATCTTCATCTATATCTTGGTACGATTCAGAAAATGGCAGTTCTCATTAGGTGCTGTGGCGGCCTTGTTCCATGATGCGGTAATTATTTTGGGAGCGTATTCACTGCTTCACAAATTCATGCCGTTCAACATGGAGATCAACCAGGATTTTATCGCTGCGATCTTAACGGTATTGGGATATTCAATCAACGATACGGTAATTATCTTTGACAGGATCCGTGAGTATCTGAGAGAGAAAAAATCTTTAACCCTTGCGGGATTATTTGATGATTCTATTTCAAGTACCTTGGGAAGAACATTCAACACCTCATTTACTACCATTTTAGTAATCCTGGCCATCTTCATTTTCGGTGGGGATAACCTGAGAGGATTTATGTTTGCAATGTTAATCGGTATCGGGTTCGGTACGTATTCATCCATCTTTATCGCGTCAGCTATTGCTTACGATTTCCTAAAAACAGGAAAAGAAGATGAAGTACACGGTAAATCTACAACGAGTAAGGAAGTACTTGCTTCAAAATAA
- a CDS encoding PQQ-dependent sugar dehydrogenase, whose translation MKKLLFSACSLFFMIGNAQSINLQEFATGFTAPVEIAHANDSRMFVVQQNGIIRIVQPNGTVNADNFLNISSKITYGGERGLLGLAFHPQYPTNGYFFVYYNDTGGNITVARYTRSSANPDIADPATEKIILNQPKPFDNHNGGSIHFAPDGYLWVVTGDGGSGGDPNNNGQNKNSLLGKLLRLDINSTGPYNIPPGNPFVGIDGADEIWAYGLRNAWKFNFDTASGNVMIADVGQGQIEEINRMPLTQAGINYGWRCYEGNSAYNTAGCAAQSTMTFPVAAYNHSGGRCSITGGYVYRGTQFPALQGKYIFADYCSTQIGILNADDSITWTPAFSGNNFSTFGINNQNELFAAAVNSGKIFRVTTTTLAAQENDFSNPIKVYPNPASKKVYVDGLKDKKSTIEIISFEGRKIMESAAVGNDNSLDISGIPAGAYFININSGDTKTKTYSKKLIIK comes from the coding sequence ATGAAAAAACTATTATTTTCTGCGTGCAGCCTCTTTTTCATGATTGGCAATGCACAAAGTATTAATTTACAGGAGTTTGCCACGGGATTTACCGCCCCTGTAGAGATTGCCCATGCCAACGACAGCCGCATGTTTGTCGTTCAGCAAAACGGGATCATCAGGATTGTACAGCCTAACGGAACCGTTAATGCAGACAACTTCCTGAATATCAGTTCAAAAATTACTTACGGAGGCGAAAGAGGGCTTTTAGGACTGGCTTTCCACCCGCAGTACCCTACGAACGGGTATTTTTTTGTGTATTACAATGACACCGGCGGAAATATCACCGTGGCGAGATACACCAGAAGCTCAGCCAACCCTGATATAGCAGATCCTGCTACGGAAAAAATCATCCTGAACCAGCCTAAACCCTTCGACAACCACAATGGCGGAAGCATCCATTTTGCTCCGGACGGCTATCTCTGGGTAGTAACCGGTGACGGCGGAAGCGGCGGTGACCCGAACAACAACGGACAGAACAAAAACTCCCTTTTGGGAAAGCTGTTGAGGCTGGATATCAATTCTACGGGGCCTTACAACATTCCTCCCGGAAACCCTTTTGTAGGGATTGACGGAGCAGATGAAATCTGGGCCTACGGTTTGAGAAATGCATGGAAATTTAATTTTGATACCGCTTCGGGGAATGTGATGATTGCCGATGTAGGACAAGGCCAGATCGAAGAGATCAACAGAATGCCGCTTACGCAGGCCGGAATCAATTACGGATGGCGATGCTATGAAGGTAATTCGGCATATAATACCGCCGGATGTGCGGCACAATCCACGATGACGTTCCCGGTAGCAGCGTACAATCACAGCGGAGGAAGATGTTCCATTACCGGAGGTTATGTTTACAGAGGCACCCAATTCCCTGCATTGCAGGGTAAATATATTTTTGCCGATTACTGCTCTACGCAAATCGGGATCTTAAATGCTGATGATTCTATTACCTGGACCCCGGCGTTTTCCGGAAATAATTTCTCTACTTTCGGGATAAATAACCAAAATGAACTGTTCGCAGCAGCGGTGAACAGCGGCAAAATTTTCAGGGTAACCACCACTACGCTGGCTGCACAGGAAAATGACTTTTCCAATCCAATAAAAGTATATCCGAACCCGGCATCAAAAAAAGTTTATGTGGACGGGTTAAAAGATAAAAAATCAACGATAGAGATCATCAGCTTTGAAGGAAGAAAAATCATGGAATCGGCCGCGGTTGGCAATGACAACAGCCTTGATATTTCTGGTATACCGGCAGGAGCTTATTTTATCAATATCAATTCAGGAGATACAAAAACCAAAACCTACAGCAAGAAATTAATCATCAAATAA